AGTGATATATACGTAGCCTTAAATGCTTTCATAAAAGATCTACAATTTGAAATTCCAAAATTGCCAAATGGAAAAAAATGGTATAGGGTAGTGGATACATCCCAAGAATCGCCCAAGGATTTTCTCTTAGAACCTTCTATAATTCAAGATAATTACTACACAGTACATTCAAGGAGCTCAATAGTTTTAATTTCAAAAAAATAAAAAGGAGGAGTTTTTCAATGCTTTCTGATATTGAAATTGCAAGATCTGCAAAACTCAAAAAAATTGATTTAATCGCAAACGAACTGGATATTCCAGAGGAGTACTACAACCTTTACGGTAAAAACATCGCCAAAGTTTCCCACAAATATTTGAATGAACTTAACTTCAAAAATGATGGTAATTTAGTAATGGTCACTGCTATTACACCAACCCCTGCTGGTGAAGGAAAAACTACTACAAGTATCTCACTATCCATGGCTTTAAACAAAATCCACAAAAGATCGATAGTAACGCTAAGAGAACCTTCTTTGGGTCCGGTAATGGGTATAAAAGGTGGAGCAGCAGGAGGAGGGTATTCTCAAGTCCTCCCTATGGAAGACATAAACTTACATTTTACAGGAGACATTCATGCTATTTCCTCAGCACATAACCTGGTGTCTGCAGTTTTAGACGATTATATAAAGTACAACAAATGTGACATAGATTCAACCGAAGTCTCTTGGCCTCGCACTATGGACATGAACGATAGGGCCTTGAGAGAAATAATAGTTGCCTTGGGTGGAAAGAAAAACGGTTATCCTAGACAAGATGGTTTTATAATCACCGCTGCTTCAGAAATAATGGCAATACTATGTTTGGCAGAAAATCTTGAAGATTTAAAGAAAAAATTATCTAATATAGTAGTTGCACGAAATAAAAAGAGAGAGCCAGTGACTGTAAAAGATTTAGAAATTACAGGTGCTCTTTCTGTATTGTTAAAAGATGCGATTAATCCTAACTTAGTTCAAACAATAGAAAATACACCTGCTTTCGTTCATGGTGGACCATTTGCAAATATTGCCCATGGGACCAATTCTATTTTAGCAACAAAACTTGCTTTGAAGCTTTCTGATTACGTTGTAACAGAAACAGGTTTTGGTTCTGATTTAGGAGGAGAAAAATTCTATGATTTTGTTTCTCCAACTTTTGGTTTAAAACCATCAGCAACGGTTTTGGTAGCTACGATAAGGGCTTTAAAATACCACGGCGGGCAAAACCTAAAAGATTTGAATACACCAAACCTTGAAAGTTTAGAGAAAGGGTTGCCTAACTTACAGGTTCATGTTGAAAACCTAAAAAAGTACAATATTCCTGTGGTTGTTTCTTTAAATAAATTTTACTCAGATACGGATGACGAAATCAATATGGTAAAAGATTATTGCGATAAATTAGGTGTAGAAGTAAGTGTCAACGAAGGATTTGAGAAAGGTTCAGAAGGTGCTATAGACTTAGCTGAAAAAGTGGTAAAAGTTAGCGAGCAAAGATCCGAATTGAAAAGTATTTACGATTTTGAAGATCCTTTAGAAGTGAAAATAGAAAAGTTAGCAAAAAATATCTATCGTGCTGCCAAGGTTGAATATTCTTCACAGGCCTTATCAACAATAAAATTTTTGAAAAAATACGGATACGAAAATCTCCCTATAATTGTAGCAAAAACCCAGTATTCTATATCCGACGATCCTAAAAAACTTGGATTTCCAAAAGATTATACATTCACAATACGCGATTTCGAACTTTCCGCGGGTGCTGGTTTCATTGTGGCATTGGCTGGTGATATATTGAGAATGCCTGGACTTTCAAAAGTTCCCAATGCAGTAAATATGGATATAGACAATGAAGGAAACATATCCGGATTGTCATGAATATTCTAATAGAAAGATACGAATTTAGCCTCATTTCATTACACAAAGAGCTATATCAATTGCTTTTAGGGGGTATCACATTATGTTAATTGAAGTAAAGGATATTATTAATGAAATAAAGGCAGAAATATCATCACTTAAAGAAAAAGTTCCTTATGAACCCAAACTAGTAAGTTTAGTTGTTGAACCCGATGAATCTACCACATCTTATCTTAACTCTCAAAAAAGAAATGCAAAAAAATATGGAATCAACTTAGAAATTGTTGAAAGTAATGATTTGATTAATGATCTAAGAAAATATAATGAAGACGATGATACTGATGCGATCTTTATTGCAAGACCTTTAAAGAAAGGGTACACTGAACTAGATATAGCAAAATATATCAATCCAGAAAAAGATGTTGAAGGGGTAAGTTTACATAACATTGGTTCTATGTTTTACGAAAAAGAACTATTTGTACCTTGTACAGCAGAAGCAGTGGTGAAAATAATAGAAGATACGACCGACGTTAGAGGAAAGAATATTGTTATTCTTGGAAGAAGTACGACGGTAGGAAAACCAGCTGCAATAATGCTTCAAAGACATGGAAGGGATGCCACTGTTACGGTCACACATACAAAAACTAATAACTTAAAAGAGGTAACCAAAAAAGCAGACATTTTGGTTGCAGCAATAGGAAAGGCTAATTTCGTTGATAGGAGTTTTGTAAAAGAAGGAATGATCGTGATTGATGTGGGGATTAATGTATTGAATGGAAAGATAGTAGGTGATGTAGATAAAGATATCTCAGAAATTTGCAAATTAACACCTGTACCCGGTGGAGTAGGAAGTGTTACAACAGCTATCCTAATGAGAAATGTTTTTAGAGCGGCTAACAATAAAAAGGGAGATTTATAATCTTGAAATACAATTTTGACGAAATTGTGGACAGAAAACCAACAGAATCAGTAAAATGGAACGGTGTAAAAAAACTTTATGGTAGAGACGATGTTATTCCAATGTGGGTAGCGGATATGGATTTTAAATCTCCACCTGACGTAATTGAAGCTTTAAAAAAACGAGCAGAACATGGGATATTTGGATATCCAATGTTAGACGATTATTATTTTGACCCTTTTATAAATTGGATCGAAACCAGACATGGTAGTGAGGTAAAAAAAGAGTGGATAGTGACTACTGACGGTGTGGTTGACGCTTTAAAAGTAGCGATACTTGCCTACTCCAAACCAGGAGACAACGTTGTAATTCAAACACCTGTTTATTATCCTTTTTATAATATCATCAAATCCAATGGCCGAATGATAATAAAAAATTCTCTAAAATTTGAAAACAGAAATTATAGCATGGACTTTGATGATTTAGAAAAGAAATTATCACTCAAAAGAACGAAATTATTCATCTTATGTAATCCACACAACCCGGTTGGAAGAGTTTGGAAACGGGAAGAATTAGAAAAGCTACTTCAATTATGTGTTAAACATAACGTTATCTTGTTATCGGACGAAATACATTCAGATCTGGTATTTTCTCCCAACAAACATATTCCAATATTTTCGATCTCACAAGATATAAAAGAGAGTTCTTTAACTTTTTATGCCCCAAGTAAAACCTTTAATTTGGCTGGTTTAAAAGCGTCATTTGTTGTTATTCCAAATGAACAATTACGAACAGAATACAAAAACGTGATCGAGAGCCTTACAAGCGATAATTTAAATATCTTTGGAATGGTTGCAGCTAAAGTTGCTTACGAAAGAGGTAAAGATTGGCTTGATGATTTACTAAATTACTTAAGGGGTAATATTGATTACGTATACGATTTTTTCAATGAAAAACTACCTAAAATAAAATTACAAAAACCAGAGGGGACATATTTAATGTGGTTAGATTTTAGGGCATATGGAGATGAACAAAAAGTCAAAGATATACTCGTAAACAAAGCAAAAGTTGGTTTAGAAGAAGGTAGCATCTTTGGAGAAGAAGGTAAAGGCTTTTTTAGAATGAATATTGGATGCTCTATATCTATTTTAAAAGATGCATCCAACAATATTTATAATGCTTTTAAAGATTTATAAAAGTAGAAAAAGTAAGAGGGAGGATTTAATGTATCATTCTGCAAAGCAACTACTAGAACTTTGTGAAAAACAAAAAAAGCCAATCTATCAAGTAGTTATAGAAGAAGAATCCAAATCATCTGGTTCAGCTCCTGAAATGATTTTTTCACAAATGAAAGAAATTTTATCCGTCATGAAGCAATCCTCTCAAAGTACCTTGAATAAAAAGGTACCTAGTTTATCAGGAATGATGGGAGGAGATGCCCAACAGGTTAACAAATATCAAAAAGATGGTAAAACTCTTTTAGGGGTTATTCCTAATAAAGCAATGGCTATGGCCCTTTCAACCGCAGAAGTCAATGCCTCTATGGGAAAAATTGTAGCAGCTCCCACTGCAGGCTCTTCTGGCATACTGCCAGCAGTCTTGATGACTCTTGAGGAAAGTTTACATTTGAATGAAGAGGATTTGATCCATGCCCTACTTGTAGCATCAGGGATTGGACGAGTTATCGGTCAAAACGCAACCTTTTCCGGCGCTGAAGGGGGATGCCAAGTAGAGTGTGGTTCAGCAGCAGCTATGGCGGCGGGAGCTGCAGTGTTTGCTTCAGGAGGAAACAATGAACAAATCTTTCATGCAGCCTCTATTGTACTCATTAATATAATGGGGCTGGTTTGTGATCCCATTGCTGGTTTAGTAGAATTCCCCTGTATTCTGAGAAATGCTTCAGGAGCTATAAATGCCTTGTCTGCCGCAGATCTAGCTCTTGCGGGGGTAAAATCTTTGATACCTTTTGATGAAGTGGTAAAAGCAATGTACAAAGTAGGAAAAGCTCTTCCAGAAAGCTTAAGAGAAACAGGGCTTGGTGGTATAGCAGGTACTCCAACAGGTTGTGCTATAAGAAACTCTCTGCTTAAGAATGATTAAACTTTGTTACTTTCATTGCAATAATATCAGAAAGATAAAGAAAGGGATATCATATGAAAAACTTTGGTATTTTCGACGTAATCGGTCCCGTTATGATTGGTCCTTCTAGTTCTCATACTGCTGGTGCTGCTAGAATTGCTCTAGTAGCCCGAAGGATAGCTGGGGTAGGCTATCATCATGTGGATTTTTTTCTTCATGGTTCTTTTGCAGCTACTTACAAAGGCCATGGAACCGATAAGGCTCTTGTTGGAGGAATATTAGGGTTTGAACCTAGTGATCTACGCATTAAGAATTCTTTTTTTCATGCCAAAGAGGCTGGAATTACTTATAATTTTATTCCTGTTAACTTGGAAGACGTCCATCCTAATACCGTAAAAATTGAATTTCATTACCCCGATGGCAGTTGTTTTTATGTAATCGGTTCTTCTATCGGTGGAGGAAATATTGAAATCACTAATATTAATGGTACCTCTGTTATTTTTACTGCAGAAAATCCTACTTTACTTTTTAGATACAAAGAGCAAAAAGGAATGATTGCTTATATTTCCAATGCTTTGTACTCCAAAGGGCATAATATTGATTTAATGAGAACAATCAAAGAAGACGATGAGGTTCTTCTTATAGTTGAATTAAATGAAAGTTTAGATTCTGAACTCTATGAATCTATCCAAAACGGAAAGACTTTTTTATTTAGCAAATATATTTATGTACCCATTTCAAAAATAGGTAAAAGCAATGATTAAATAGAAGTTAAATGTCTTACTATTGAAAGTTTTAGAAAATAGTCAAATGCTTGCTTTTACAGTTTCCAAAAATGGTAAAAAACGCAAAACTAAGGAGGAAATTAAATTTGAGAGATTACAAAAAAATTTACTATGAATGGTTAAATAATTCATATATTGATGAAAAAGCAAAAGAAGAATTAAAAAGTATTGAAAACAATCCTGAAGAGATAAAAGAAAGATTCTACAAAGATCTCGAATTTGGAACAGCTGGATTGAGAGGAAAACTGGGTATAGGTTCTAATATGATGAATATATACACTGTAGGTAGAGCATCTCAAGCCCTTGCTGATTATATAACAGACTTCGGTGAAGAAAGAATGAAGATGGGTGTTGTGATAGCTTACGACGTACGCCACTTTTCAAAGGAGTTTGCAAAAGAATCTGCATTAATCCTTGCGGCAAATGGTATAAAAGCTTATTTATTTGACGATATTAGGCCCACACCCGTTTTATCCTTTGCTGTCAGATATTTAAAAACTACTGCTGGAATAGTCGTTACCGCTAGTCATAATCCGAAAGATTACAATGGTTACAAAGTTTATTGGGACCAAGGGTCTCAAATATTAGATGATGTTGCCAATGGAATAGTAGAAAAGATCGAAAAGATAGGATACGATTTTAGTAAAATAAAAAAAATAAAGGAAGAGGAAGCAATTAACAAGAATTTACTTCAATATATTTCAAAAGAAGTCGATGAAGAATACATTCAAAGAGTTGAAAGTCTGGCGTTAAGGGACGAAGATTTAGATAAAAATATAAAAATAGTTTACACACCTTTGAATGGAACATCAAATAATTTTGTCAGAAGGGTACTTAAAGATAGAGGTTTTAAAAATGTATTCATAGTTAAAGAACAAGAACTACCCGATCCAGATTTCAAAAGCGTTGCCAACCCAAATCCAGAATACGAAGTAGCTTTTGAAGAGGCAAAAAAATTAGGTTATGAAAAAAATGCCCAATTACTTTTAGCAAATGATCCCGATGGAGATAGAACCGCTTTAGAAATTTTACATGACAACAATTACAAAATGTTAAACGGTAACCAAGTTGGAGCTCTTTTGGTTAATTATATACTGGAAAGTAAAAGTGAAAAAGGAAGTTTAGAAGATAACTCTGTTATCATAAAATCAATAGTTACAGGAGATCTCACAAAAAGAATTGCAAAAAAATATGGTGTATCCGTTCTTGAAACGCTTACTGGATTTAAAAATATTTGTGGGAAAGAAAACGAATTAGAAAAAGAAGGCAAGAGTAAGTTTCTCTTTGGTTTCGAAGAAAGTATTGGTTATATATACGGCACCTTTGTGAGAGACAAGGATGGAACTATTGCTTCTATGCTTATATCAGAGATGGTTGGATACTACTCTAAAAAAAATAAGAATTTAATTGACGTACTAGAAGATATTTATCAGGAATTTGGTTACGAGTTGGAAAACAATTATTCTCTTGTGCTTGAAGGAGTTGAAGGCCAAGAAAGGATCAAGCGAATAATGGAAAAGTTTAGAAACAACTTCCCCAAAGAAATGGGGAATCTCAAACTTGAACAATACGCGGATTATTTAAAAAGAAAAATATACAATTTAACAACAGGCGAAATTAGCGATATAACCGATATACCTTCTTCTGATGTTTTAAGATTCTGGTTTAGCGATGGTTCATGGTATGCAATTAGGCCTTCCGGAACAGAACCAAAACTTAAAATATACATATATTCAAACGATAAAGAAAAAGAAAAATCAAAAGCAAAGCTCAATTTAATTAAAAATATCGTTGATAATATCATAGAACATGTTGTTTAGCGTTTCACACCTTGTTGGGGGAAAAAACTATGATGGATATAGATAATACGTCAGACTCTATAAAAGATAAAGACAAAATCGAAGGATATATCTCAGAATTTTTATCATATCTGAAATTCGTCAAGCGAAGGGCAGACTCAACCATATATGAATACAAAAAAATATTGAACAATTATAAAAAATTTGTTCAAATTTATGGTCTTACCCGAGGATGTTTTCTAAAATATCTTGAAGAGATCTCAAATCTATCACAAAGAACCATAAAACTTAGGATAGTTGTTTTAAAATCCTTTTTGAACTATCTATACGAAAATGGAGAAATATCTGGTAAAAAATATTGGAAAGATGCAAACGCAAAAATTCCAAGTGACGTTCCCAAAGGCTTGACAGAAAGTCAAATCAAAGTTTTTTTCTCCGTTATTGAAGATAAATTTGACAAAACTTTTTATTCATTATTATTAAAAACGGGTTTAAGAATTTCAGAAGCCTTATCGTTAGAAAAAGAACACATTATTTTTTACGATGATCATGCCGAGCTTGTTATAAATGGGAAAGGAAACAGAGTAAGATATCTAAAGATTTCAAAACAATACGCAGAACAATTAGTAACCTTTGCAAACGGTAAAAAATACATATTTTCAAATGACAACGATGTTCCAATAACTTCTAGAACTATGGAGAGAAGATTTCAAGATTACGTTATAAAAGCCAACAAAAAGATCGATCAATTAAGGATTAACGGTTATAACAATATAAATTATATCAACGCAACCCCCCATGCTTTAAGGCACACATGCGCAAAAAGGCTTTTAAACTCAGGGAAAAATTTGGAAGAAGTTCGATACATACTTGGACATACGACCATCTCAACTACAGGAATATACGTTAGATCTGATAGTCATAGTTCAGTGCTGGATCAAATATAAGATTACAACTTTAAAGTCACCTTTCAAAAAGTTCCCCAACTTAACGGGGAACTTTTTAATAAAGAAAAAAATATTTTTGTTGTTTATTATATGTTTAACTTTACATTGTATAATAAGATCTATAAGGGTATAATATATTTACTATTAAGAAAGTGCTTCCTATTAGATATAATTATATTTAATATAAAATTATATCTATAACGTATAATAAAATATATAATGTATATATACTCTTTGAAAATTAAAATATAACAAAACAGATCAACAATAAATTAATGATTCAAATTTTTCCTGTGACAAATAAAAAAGTAGAGAATTTATTAAAAATTAGAAAAGAAATTTCTGTCGGAAAACCTAAGTTTTCCGACAGAGTGAGTTAAACAATCAAATAATACGAATTCTAACCTATGAAATCCTTTATTTATGCTAATTACAAACTACCTCTTTGTAAGAAGCCATGAGAGCCTTTGAAGTTTTCAATAAATATAAAAAACTAATATCTTAAATTTAATTCTCTAAATTAAGCGTTTTACGAAGACCCTTTTCTTTAGAAAGTGTTAGATAAAAATTTTCACCAACAATTTAAATGAAAATTTAACCTTTTCCCTTTTACTCAGGAAAACCATTTATATACATTGCATATTTATATCATTTTGTATATATTAACGAATCTATATATATAAAAGTTTCTTCTCTTGCTCAAAGAATGTTATAATATAAAATGATTCATAAAGTTGATACTGAAAAGGCAAAAAATGAAGAAGGTGAAATACAAATGCAAAGTTCAAATTTGGAAGAAATAATTCAAACTCTAAGGAGTTTAAAGAAACAGATAAAGGAAAATTACAAGGCTGAAATTATAGGAATATTTGGGTCTTACGCCAGAAGAGAAGAGAAAAGAGATAGTGATTTGGATATAATAGTTAGATTCGAAGAAGGTGCAACACTGTTCGATTTGGCAGGATTATCAATTTTCTTACGGGAAAAACTTAATGTTAAAGTTGATGTCGTTTCAAATAAAGCTATAAGAGAAGAGTTAAAAGATGAAATATTAAAAGAAGCTATATCGATATGAAAAGAGATTACACTCTTTTTTTAAAAGATATAATTAATGCTATGTCTTCTATCGAGGAATTTGTTCAAGGAATGAGTTTTGAAGAATTTTCAAAGGATGACAAAACTTTTAGTGCTGTTGTAAGAAAATTCGAAGTTATCGGTGAAGCTACAAAAAACATTCCAGATAGCTTGAGAGAGAAGTATCCCTATATTCCATGGAATAGTATGGCTGGAATGAGAGACATATTAATACATGCCTATTTCGGTATTGATTGCGAATTAGTATGGGAATCAATAAAGAATGAAATACCAAGGATAAAACCTGAATTAGAAAAAATAATTAAAGATATAAAATAAAGGTATAAAATTGTGAGATACTTCAATCAAATTTTATAAGTTGGAGAAGATTAATGGCTAAAAGGCAAAAACCTTCTAAAAAAAATACACAATATAAGATTGAAAAGTTAATCGATTTAGCAAAGGGGGAGCTTCTCAATCACGGCATCACTAACTTCAATTATGAAAAAGTTATCTACGATGCCAAACTCAGCAAATCGACTGTTTATAAAAAGTTTGGTAAAAAGGATGAATTCATAATTTTTGTTATTAAGAACTTATTAGATGATTTCTTTATTCCCTTTAAAAAATACGTTGATGATTTTAACACATTCCAAGAAGTCCTTGATTACTTATCCAATCTAAACTTTGACGTTCAATCTCTGATGAAAGAGTACCCCATAGATGATCTTTTTGAACATCCCGAGATTACTTCAGTCATAAATGATTACTACTATCAACGGTTTGGAAAGGTAATCACTGATAAGATCGCTGAATTTCAAAAAGCAGGGCAGATAAGAAAGGATATTGAAGCTAAATACATCTTAGAATTTCTTACCTCTGTTACCAAAGGTATGGGTATGATGCTTAAAGATCATGATTTCAAGGAAGTTATTAATAATTACAGAAAGTTAATTGAAACAGCCCTAGCTTACAAAGCAAATTCTGAAAAGGAGTGAACAGTATTAAATTGAAAAATCACTTAAGATCCAGTAAATTTTTTGACGTCTTGAGTCTCACAATCTTTATTATAGTTTTTTTTAACTTTAGTACGATTGCCATCGCCGCTCCAATTTCTAGTAGAGTTCCAATTGATAGAGATGACGAAGATTCCTCAAAAATACAAATAATAGAACCATCCAAAATAGCTGAACCTGAACCCAAACCTAAACCTGCTCCCTCTATAGTTCCCCTAGAAACTCCACCTATAACTCCTCAAATCCAAAATGAACTAATTTCACAACTGAAAACTTTTCAAGGATTTGTTGGATTTGAATTGAGAGATCTTTCTACCAATGATGTTTTTATTGCTTACAATTCTGAAAAGTTATTCATCCCTGCCTCAAACACAAAATTACTTACCGCACTTGTTGCCTTAGAAAGTTTGGGAGATGACTACAAATTTGAAACCAAAATATACCATACAGGGGAAATAACAAATAATTTCAGAGGAAATCTATATATAAAAGGATATGGAGACCCTGTCTTAACTTCTTTACAATACAAAGAAATACTAAAAAGGGCAACGGTGGATAGAGGAATAAAAACGATATATGGCGATATAATTTTCGATTATTCTTTTATGACAGAAGAAGGTTTTGGAAGAGGCTGGATGTGGGATGACCCCCAACCACAAATAGCTGCGATTAATATTTGGCAAACAAGCTATGAATCTTTTAAATATAAAACAAATTATGAAATAAGGGATTATATAACCTTTCTTACAACATTGTACTTACAAGAAATAGGTGTCGAATTTTGGGGAGAAATAAGGTATGAAGAAGTACCTTCTAACGCTAATCTACTGTACACAAATTATTCCCCACCCTTAACAGATATAATACAACAAATGTTGGAGATTAGCGATAACCAGATTGCCGAACAGCTTTTTAGAGATCTTGGCGCTATTTACGGTAACGGAGAAATAGAAGATTCCGAAAATCACTTTAAGAAAGTCATCAAAGAAACCTTAGGATACGACACAACCGATTATGTAATTAAAGATGGCTGTGGATTATCTATGTACAACTTAATTTCCCCAAAGATGTTGGCAGATACTTTATTTTATCTATATTCACAATACCAATCTAAATTTTTAGATTACTTAGCATCGCCATACGAAGAAAGTACTCTTGAAAAACGTTTTAACTTTGAAATTTATGCAAAAACCGGAACTTTGTATTACGATTCTGCCATCAGTGGAATTTTCAAATCAAAAAGTGGAAAATATTATATTTTTAGCTTAATGGAAAACAACTTTCCTTTAGATGTTCAAAAGGTGAAAGAGTTTGAAA
This genomic window from Petrotoga mexicana DSM 14811 contains:
- a CDS encoding tyrosine-type recombinase/integrase — translated: MMDIDNTSDSIKDKDKIEGYISEFLSYLKFVKRRADSTIYEYKKILNNYKKFVQIYGLTRGCFLKYLEEISNLSQRTIKLRIVVLKSFLNYLYENGEISGKKYWKDANAKIPSDVPKGLTESQIKVFFSVIEDKFDKTFYSLLLKTGLRISEALSLEKEHIIFYDDHAELVINGKGNRVRYLKISKQYAEQLVTFANGKKYIFSNDNDVPITSRTMERRFQDYVIKANKKIDQLRINGYNNINYINATPHALRHTCAKRLLNSGKNLEEVRYILGHTTISTTGIYVRSDSHSSVLDQI
- a CDS encoding phospho-sugar mutase, whose amino-acid sequence is MVKNAKLRRKLNLRDYKKIYYEWLNNSYIDEKAKEELKSIENNPEEIKERFYKDLEFGTAGLRGKLGIGSNMMNIYTVGRASQALADYITDFGEERMKMGVVIAYDVRHFSKEFAKESALILAANGIKAYLFDDIRPTPVLSFAVRYLKTTAGIVVTASHNPKDYNGYKVYWDQGSQILDDVANGIVEKIEKIGYDFSKIKKIKEEEAINKNLLQYISKEVDEEYIQRVESLALRDEDLDKNIKIVYTPLNGTSNNFVRRVLKDRGFKNVFIVKEQELPDPDFKSVANPNPEYEVAFEEAKKLGYEKNAQLLLANDPDGDRTALEILHDNNYKMLNGNQVGALLVNYILESKSEKGSLEDNSVIIKSIVTGDLTKRIAKKYGVSVLETLTGFKNICGKENELEKEGKSKFLFGFEESIGYIYGTFVRDKDGTIASMLISEMVGYYSKKNKNLIDVLEDIYQEFGYELENNYSLVLEGVEGQERIKRIMEKFRNNFPKEMGNLKLEQYADYLKRKIYNLTTGEISDITDIPSSDVLRFWFSDGSWYAIRPSGTEPKLKIYIYSNDKEKEKSKAKLNLIKNIVDNIIEHVV
- a CDS encoding TetR/AcrR family transcriptional regulator, with product MAKRQKPSKKNTQYKIEKLIDLAKGELLNHGITNFNYEKVIYDAKLSKSTVYKKFGKKDEFIIFVIKNLLDDFFIPFKKYVDDFNTFQEVLDYLSNLNFDVQSLMKEYPIDDLFEHPEITSVINDYYYQRFGKVITDKIAEFQKAGQIRKDIEAKYILEFLTSVTKGMGMMLKDHDFKEVINNYRKLIETALAYKANSEKE
- a CDS encoding nucleotidyltransferase family protein — its product is MIHKVDTEKAKNEEGEIQMQSSNLEEIIQTLRSLKKQIKENYKAEIIGIFGSYARREEKRDSDLDIIVRFEEGATLFDLAGLSIFLREKLNVKVDVVSNKAIREELKDEILKEAISI
- a CDS encoding formate--tetrahydrofolate ligase, with translation MLSDIEIARSAKLKKIDLIANELDIPEEYYNLYGKNIAKVSHKYLNELNFKNDGNLVMVTAITPTPAGEGKTTTSISLSMALNKIHKRSIVTLREPSLGPVMGIKGGAAGGGYSQVLPMEDINLHFTGDIHAISSAHNLVSAVLDDYIKYNKCDIDSTEVSWPRTMDMNDRALREIIVALGGKKNGYPRQDGFIITAASEIMAILCLAENLEDLKKKLSNIVVARNKKREPVTVKDLEITGALSVLLKDAINPNLVQTIENTPAFVHGGPFANIAHGTNSILATKLALKLSDYVVTETGFGSDLGGEKFYDFVSPTFGLKPSATVLVATIRALKYHGGQNLKDLNTPNLESLEKGLPNLQVHVENLKKYNIPVVVSLNKFYSDTDDEINMVKDYCDKLGVEVSVNEGFEKGSEGAIDLAEKVVKVSEQRSELKSIYDFEDPLEVKIEKLAKNIYRAAKVEYSSQALSTIKFLKKYGYENLPIIVAKTQYSISDDPKKLGFPKDYTFTIRDFELSAGAGFIVALAGDILRMPGLSKVPNAVNMDIDNEGNISGLS
- a CDS encoding HepT-like ribonuclease domain-containing protein, yielding MKRDYTLFLKDIINAMSSIEEFVQGMSFEEFSKDDKTFSAVVRKFEVIGEATKNIPDSLREKYPYIPWNSMAGMRDILIHAYFGIDCELVWESIKNEIPRIKPELEKIIKDIK
- the sdaAA gene encoding L-serine ammonia-lyase, iron-sulfur-dependent, subunit alpha, with amino-acid sequence MYHSAKQLLELCEKQKKPIYQVVIEEESKSSGSAPEMIFSQMKEILSVMKQSSQSTLNKKVPSLSGMMGGDAQQVNKYQKDGKTLLGVIPNKAMAMALSTAEVNASMGKIVAAPTAGSSGILPAVLMTLEESLHLNEEDLIHALLVASGIGRVIGQNATFSGAEGGCQVECGSAAAMAAGAAVFASGGNNEQIFHAASIVLINIMGLVCDPIAGLVEFPCILRNASGAINALSAADLALAGVKSLIPFDEVVKAMYKVGKALPESLRETGLGGIAGTPTGCAIRNSLLKND
- a CDS encoding bifunctional 5,10-methylenetetrahydrofolate dehydrogenase/5,10-methenyltetrahydrofolate cyclohydrolase, with translation MLIEVKDIINEIKAEISSLKEKVPYEPKLVSLVVEPDESTTSYLNSQKRNAKKYGINLEIVESNDLINDLRKYNEDDDTDAIFIARPLKKGYTELDIAKYINPEKDVEGVSLHNIGSMFYEKELFVPCTAEAVVKIIEDTTDVRGKNIVILGRSTTVGKPAAIMLQRHGRDATVTVTHTKTNNLKEVTKKADILVAAIGKANFVDRSFVKEGMIVIDVGINVLNGKIVGDVDKDISEICKLTPVPGGVGSVTTAILMRNVFRAANNKKGDL
- the sdaAB gene encoding L-serine ammonia-lyase, iron-sulfur-dependent subunit beta, which produces MKNFGIFDVIGPVMIGPSSSHTAGAARIALVARRIAGVGYHHVDFFLHGSFAATYKGHGTDKALVGGILGFEPSDLRIKNSFFHAKEAGITYNFIPVNLEDVHPNTVKIEFHYPDGSCFYVIGSSIGGGNIEITNINGTSVIFTAENPTLLFRYKEQKGMIAYISNALYSKGHNIDLMRTIKEDDEVLLIVELNESLDSELYESIQNGKTFLFSKYIYVPISKIGKSND
- a CDS encoding MalY/PatB family protein, which gives rise to MKYNFDEIVDRKPTESVKWNGVKKLYGRDDVIPMWVADMDFKSPPDVIEALKKRAEHGIFGYPMLDDYYFDPFINWIETRHGSEVKKEWIVTTDGVVDALKVAILAYSKPGDNVVIQTPVYYPFYNIIKSNGRMIIKNSLKFENRNYSMDFDDLEKKLSLKRTKLFILCNPHNPVGRVWKREELEKLLQLCVKHNVILLSDEIHSDLVFSPNKHIPIFSISQDIKESSLTFYAPSKTFNLAGLKASFVVIPNEQLRTEYKNVIESLTSDNLNIFGMVAAKVAYERGKDWLDDLLNYLRGNIDYVYDFFNEKLPKIKLQKPEGTYLMWLDFRAYGDEQKVKDILVNKAKVGLEEGSIFGEEGKGFFRMNIGCSISILKDASNNIYNAFKDL